The Vicia villosa cultivar HV-30 ecotype Madison, WI linkage group LG1, Vvil1.0, whole genome shotgun sequence genome includes a region encoding these proteins:
- the LOC131647482 gene encoding UDP-glycosyltransferase 84B2-like, which yields MSSSQDQETKPEIHVLLVAFSAQGHINPLLRLGKSLLTKGLKVTLATTELVYHRVFKSTTTPTTTAIPTSYTTNGIDILFFSDGLDITDEGNVTLDEFMNLIAKFGPISLTNLIKNNFLNNSPKKLACIINNPFVPWVTNIASELNIPSACLWIQPCSLYSIYYRFYNNLNHFPTLENPELDVEIPGLPLLKPQDLPSFILPTNDIQTLSDVLQEMFQNMKKLKWVLANSFYELEKDVIDSMAEIFPITTVGPLVPPSLLGQDQNKDVGIEMWKPQDSCMEWLNQKPPSSVIYISFGSLITLTEKQMLSIAKALKNSNKYFLWAMKDEEGDEVHLPEKFIEETKEKGMIVTWCPQTRVLVHPAIACFLTHCGWNSTLEAITAGVPMIGYPQWTDQPTNAKLVSDVFRIGIRLKPDSEGFVESEEVERAIEEIVGGVKFEEFKKNVLELKSAAREAMADGGSSDRNIQTFVDEILVSAENNN from the coding sequence ATGTCTTCTTCACAAGACCAAGAAACCAAACCCGAAATCCACGTCCTATTGGTAGCATTTTCAGCCCAAGGTCACATAAACCCTTTACTTAGACTAGGAAAATCACTATTAACCAAAGGCCTTAAAGTCACACTCGCCACCACCGAATTAGTTTACCACCGCGTCTTCAAATCGACCACCACTCCAACCACCACCGCGATCCCTACCTCTTACACCACCAACGGAATCGACATTCTCTTTTTCTCCGACGGCTTAGATATCACCGATGAAGGCAATGTAACCCTCGATGAATTCATGAATCTCATTGCGAAATTCGGTCCCATTAGCCTCACAAATCTCATCAAAAACAATTTCCTCAACAATAGTCCTAAAAAACTAGCATGCATTATTAACAACCCTTTTGTTCCTTGGGTGACAAACATAGCTTCTGAACTCAATATCCCTAGTGCTTGTCTTTGGATCCAACCTTGTTCTCTTTACTCCATATACTATCGTTTCTACAATAACTTGAACCATTTCCCAACCCTAGAAAACCCCGAACTCGACGTCGAAATCCCCGGTCTCCCCTTATTGAAACCACAAGACCTTCCATCTTTTATTCTTCCAACAAACGATATACAAACCCTATCAGATGTTTTACAAGAGATGTTCCAAAACATGAAGAAACTGAAATGGGTATTAGCAAATTCTTTCTATGAATTAGAAAAAGACGTGATTGATTCAATGGCTGAGATTTTCCCAATCACAACCGTTGGTCCATTAGTTCCTCCTTCGTTACTAGGTCAAGATCAAAACAAAGATGTTGGAATCGAAATGTGGAAGCCACAAGATTCATGCATGGAATGGCTTAACCAAAAGCCACCATCTTCAGTTATATATATCTCCTTCGGAAGTCTCATCACTCTAACGGAAAAACAAATGCTCAGCATAGCAAAAGCATTGAAGAACAGTAACAAATATTTCCTCTGGGCGATGAAAGATGAAGAAGGAGACGAAGTTCATCTTCCCGAAAAATTCATagaagaaacaaaagagaaaggaatGATAGTAACATGGTGtccacaaactagggttttggttCATCCTGCAATAGCATGCTTCTTAACACACTGTGGATGGAATTCAACTTTGGAAGCCATAACGGCTGGAGTGCCTATGATTGGTTATCCACAATGGACCGATCAACCGACGAACGCAAAACTCGTGTCGGATGTTTTTCGGATCGGGATTCGGTTGAAACCGGACAGTGAAGGGTTTGTGGAGAGTGAGGAAGTTGAAAGGGCTATTGAGGAGATTGTTGGAGGGGTAAAGTTTGAGGAGTTTAAGAAGAATGTGTTGGAGTTGAAAAGTGCGGCGAGGGAAGCGATGGCTGATGGTGGATCTTCTGACAGGAATATTCAAACGTTTGTTGATGAGATTCTTGTGAGTGCTGAGAACAATAATTGA